In a genomic window of Oncorhynchus keta strain PuntledgeMale-10-30-2019 chromosome 28, Oket_V2, whole genome shotgun sequence:
- the LOC118360643 gene encoding emerin-like: MATLKSKSDQEIRELLDEYGIKHGPIVDTTRPLYEKKLKEAMAKDKKVTKPSSDKTFYREEQEEVTYVTYRTPVISEGPSGDGKPYMRSRPEYSEMDFVDEKLYSRSRPEYSSGRQYVDEPHVYNTPSYSSYSKPTPVVKSGGVVVKEEKKESSGRLVPLWIQFLVFLIVAGFLYFIFINMESVESSPFNRIQ, translated from the exons ATGGCCACACTGAAAAGTAAGTCTGACCAAGAAATCAGGGAACTGTTGGACGAGTATGGAATTAAGCACGGGCCTATCGTTG ACACTACAAGACCCCTATATGAAAAGAAGCTAAAAGAGGCCATGGCCAAAGACAAGAAAGTCACAAAACCATCCTCAGACAAAACCTTCTACAGAGAAGAGC AGGAAGAAGTCACTTACGTTACCTATCGGACACCA GTTATAAGCGAAGGGCCTTCTGGAGATGGAAAACCCTACATGAGGTCAAGACCAGAGTACAGTGAGATGGACTTTGTGGATGA AAAACTCTATTCGAGATCAAGACCAGAGTACAGCAGTGGAAGGCAATACGTTGATGA GCCCCATGTCTACAACACACCATCATACTCATCCTACTCCAAACCAACGCCTGTGGTGAAGTCTGGAGGTGTCGTTGTAAAGGAGGAAAAAAAAGAGAGTTCTGGGAGACTGGTCCCTCTCTGGATCCAGTTTCTGGTCTTCCTGATCGTAGCCGGGTTCCTCTACTTCATATTTATCAACATGGAGTCCGTAGAGAGTAGCCCCTTTAACAGAATCCAATGA
- the LOC118360638 gene encoding FK506-binding protein 5-like isoform X2, translating to MEQNFADLLTDAFSDTSLPSFPEGGFDFEPLDFDEAKTEMSSGRLPVLREEEEDVDEGQEEEEPGGETGPVPDPISVKTYDVSLTEEDTQHIDDEEKWEEGKEEEEEGKEEEGKEEEEERKEEEEEDEEEITSGEEEDTGIENIGSPGGRSVVVHYDEENIENIVTTGQSFAQEDRENPNIRNIEQGTFENSDVSCFEGVTEDDTMEITADISEGIEEEERLAAEENQEKSSDSDLEVLTSSITENQIEEGQKGVNLLFPHFPQENEEEEEQDEPGAPEIVSYCPDPAATQNLQSIMVNTFVEHPLEAKIKDFLGDDHQEAGESFADYPSDFFPSEYDKDGGKGRERNKNGSTLSSPSEGHLKIDENVDPEREITEQKDSHVQGEEDEKVDVRPAISLSIEGKQDFADCAMCNINIDISMSKIIEDNLEADSSSDSSSDSSTDSSSDSSSEDEKDNEEHPALPRYQALPQRDCRSDVLPLPDWEGGEENISKQSVADLHLSDTISDAPTFTLHSEAGLSTADVTRCNRGKRSTGNMSSSDSEDNFPGEFCTLETELRKDKGETWIWGKEEYLREIPPELEGKLENHLHTNINWDTGDNNVDRSGFILDYKYEGSGITVGEEQFADDEEEEERSWKQERVRIEAFYKFYNDEEEKEAMETEGALSRRKPRVQFCMDPLPQVIEYTDSSDGDLVDSASDSDEDLDSTARLEEQREPETQESQKPQGELKDLSKIPRTHSKRDWCLRVLKFLLKMALLTLIGLLTFWWTTDLKDLDW from the exons ATGGAACAGAACTTTGCTGATTTGTTAACGGATGCATTTTCAG acACATCCCTCCCATCTTTCCCTGAAGGAGGGTTTGACTTTGAGCCTCTTGATTTTGACGAAGCCAAGACAGAAATGTCCTCTGGAAGATTACCAGtgctgagagaggaagaggaagatgtggatgaaggacaggaagaggaagagcctGGTGGAGAAACTGGACCTGTACCTGACCCTATCTCAGTGAAGACATATGATGTGAGTTTGACTGAAGAGGATACACAACATATTGATGATGAGGAGAAGTGGGAGGAGggcaaggaggaggaagaggagggcaaGGAAGAGGAGggcaaggaggaggaagaggagcgcaaggaagaggaggaggaagatgaagaggagatcACCTCAGGAGAAGAAGAGGACACAGGAATAGAGAACATTGGCTCCCCAGGGGGTAGGTCTGTGGTTGTTCACTACGACGAAGAGAATATAGAAAATATCGTAACTACAGGACAATCTTTTGCCCAAGAGGATAGGGAAAACCCTAACATCAGAAACATAGAGCAAGGTACTTTCGAGAACAGTGATGTGAGTTGTTTTGAGGGTGTTACTGAAGATGACACCATGGAGATCACAGCAGATATAAGTGAAGGGATTGAAGAAGAGGAGAGACTGGCAGCTGAAGAAAACCAGGAGAAATCATCTGATTCAGACCTGGAGGTCCTGACAAGCTCTATCACTGAAAACCAGATAGAAGAGGGACAGAAAGGAGTGAACTTACTCTTCCCACATTTTCCCCAGGAGAATGAAGAGGAAGAAGAGCAAGATGAACCTGGAGCTCCAGAGATTGTTTCCTATTGTCCTGATCCCGCAGCAACACAGAATCTGCAATCTATTATGGTCAATACCTTTGTGGAACACCCACTTGAGGCGAAAATTAAGGACTTCCTAGGGGATGACCACCAAGAGGCGGGTGAAAGCTTTGCAGATTACCCCTCTGACTTCTTTCCAAGTGAATACGacaaggatggagggaaagggagagagcgaaACAAAAATGGGAGCACACTGTCTAGTCCCTCTGAGGGTCATTTAAAGATAGACGAGAAtgtcgacccagagagagagataaccgaGCAGAAGGATAGCCATGTACAGGGAGAGGAAGATGAAAAGGTTGATGTGAGACCTGCTATCTCTCTGAGCATAGAAGGCAAACAAGATTTTGCAGATTGTGCAATGTGTAATATCAATATTGACATTAGCATGAGCAAGATTATTGAAGACAATCTTGAAGCTGATAGCTCCAGTGATAGTTCCAGTGATAGCTCCACTGATAGCTCCAGTGATAGTTCCAGTGAGGATGAGAAGGATAATGAAGAACACCCAGCCCTGCCAAGATACCAGGCTCTTCCTCAGAGAGACTGCAGATCTGATGTTTTACCTCTACCTGActgggagggtggagaggagaacatctccaagCAGAGTGTTGCCGACCTGCATCTTTCAGACACCATCTCTGATGCCCCCACTTTTACCCTTCACAGTGAGGCTGGACTCAGTACAGCAGACGTAACCAGGTGTAACAGGGGTAAGAGGAGTACAGGCAACATGTCATCATCTGACTCTGAGGATAATTTTCCGGGAGAATTTTGTACGTTGGAGACTGAACTAAGAAAGGACAAAGGGGAGACTTGGATTTGGGGTAAAGAGGAGTATCTTCGAGAAATCCCGCCGGAGCTCGAAGGAAAGTTGGAGAACCACCTTCACACCAATATAAACTGGGACACGGGGGATAATAACGTGGACAGGAGTGGTTTCATTCTAGATTACAAGTACGAGGGGAGTGGAATCACAGTCGGCGAGGAACAATTTGCAgatgatgaagaagaggaggagaggagttggaaacaagagagagtgagaatcgAGGCATTCTACAAGTTTTATAATGAcgaagaggagaaggaggccaTGGAAACAGAAGGTGCTTTATCAAGGAGGAAGCCTAGAGTTCAGTTCTGCATGGATCCCCTGCCTCAAGTCATTGAATATACAGACAG CAGTGACGGGGATTTGGTCGACAGCGCATCTGACAGCGATGAGGACCTGGATTCTACAGCAAGGCTTGAA GAGCAGCGTGAGCCTGAGACTCAGGAGAGCCAGAAGCCACAAGGAGAACTAAAAGATCTCAGCAAAATACCTCGGACACACAGCAAGAGAGACTGG TGTCTGAGGGTGCTGAAGTTCCTGCTGAAGATGGCCCTTTTGACATTGATTGGACTTTTGACATTCTGGTGGACAACAGACCTAAAGGACTTGGACTGGTGA
- the LOC118360638 gene encoding FK506-binding protein 5-like isoform X1, whose product MEQNFADLLTDAFSDTSLPSFPEGGFDFEPLDFDEAKTEMSSGRLPVLREEEEDVDEGQEEEEPGGETGPVPDPISVKTYDVSLTEEDTQHIDDEEKWEEGKEEEEEGKEEEGKEEEEERKEEEEEDEEEITSGEEEDTGIENIGSPGGRSVVVHYDEENIENIVTTGQSFAQEDRENPNIRNIEQGTFENSDVSCFEGVTEDDTMEITADISEGIEEEERLAAEENQEKSSDSDLEVLTSSITENQIEEGQKGVNLLFPHFPQENEEEEEQDEPGAPEIVSYCPDPAATQNLQSIMVNTFVEHPLEAKIKDFLGDDHQEAGESFADYPSDFFPSEYDKDGGKGRERNKNGSTLSSPSEGHLKIDENVDPEREITEQKDSHVQGEEDEKVDVRPAISLSIEGKQDFADCAMCNINIDISMSKIIEDNLEADSSSDSSSDSSTDSSSDSSSEDEKDNEEHPALPRYQALPQRDCRSDVLPLPDWEGGEENISKQSVADLHLSDTISDAPTFTLHSEAGLSTADVTRCNRGKRSTGNMSSSDSEDNFPGEFCTLETELRKDKGETWIWGKEEYLREIPPELEGKLENHLHTNINWDTGDNNVDRSGFILDYKYEGSGITVGEEQFADDEEEEERSWKQERVRIEAFYKFYNDEEEKEAMETEGALSRRKPRVQFCMDPLPQVIEYTDSSSDGDLVDSASDSDEDLDSTARLEEQREPETQESQKPQGELKDLSKIPRTHSKRDWCLRVLKFLLKMALLTLIGLLTFWWTTDLKDLDW is encoded by the exons ATGGAACAGAACTTTGCTGATTTGTTAACGGATGCATTTTCAG acACATCCCTCCCATCTTTCCCTGAAGGAGGGTTTGACTTTGAGCCTCTTGATTTTGACGAAGCCAAGACAGAAATGTCCTCTGGAAGATTACCAGtgctgagagaggaagaggaagatgtggatgaaggacaggaagaggaagagcctGGTGGAGAAACTGGACCTGTACCTGACCCTATCTCAGTGAAGACATATGATGTGAGTTTGACTGAAGAGGATACACAACATATTGATGATGAGGAGAAGTGGGAGGAGggcaaggaggaggaagaggagggcaaGGAAGAGGAGggcaaggaggaggaagaggagcgcaaggaagaggaggaggaagatgaagaggagatcACCTCAGGAGAAGAAGAGGACACAGGAATAGAGAACATTGGCTCCCCAGGGGGTAGGTCTGTGGTTGTTCACTACGACGAAGAGAATATAGAAAATATCGTAACTACAGGACAATCTTTTGCCCAAGAGGATAGGGAAAACCCTAACATCAGAAACATAGAGCAAGGTACTTTCGAGAACAGTGATGTGAGTTGTTTTGAGGGTGTTACTGAAGATGACACCATGGAGATCACAGCAGATATAAGTGAAGGGATTGAAGAAGAGGAGAGACTGGCAGCTGAAGAAAACCAGGAGAAATCATCTGATTCAGACCTGGAGGTCCTGACAAGCTCTATCACTGAAAACCAGATAGAAGAGGGACAGAAAGGAGTGAACTTACTCTTCCCACATTTTCCCCAGGAGAATGAAGAGGAAGAAGAGCAAGATGAACCTGGAGCTCCAGAGATTGTTTCCTATTGTCCTGATCCCGCAGCAACACAGAATCTGCAATCTATTATGGTCAATACCTTTGTGGAACACCCACTTGAGGCGAAAATTAAGGACTTCCTAGGGGATGACCACCAAGAGGCGGGTGAAAGCTTTGCAGATTACCCCTCTGACTTCTTTCCAAGTGAATACGacaaggatggagggaaagggagagagcgaaACAAAAATGGGAGCACACTGTCTAGTCCCTCTGAGGGTCATTTAAAGATAGACGAGAAtgtcgacccagagagagagataaccgaGCAGAAGGATAGCCATGTACAGGGAGAGGAAGATGAAAAGGTTGATGTGAGACCTGCTATCTCTCTGAGCATAGAAGGCAAACAAGATTTTGCAGATTGTGCAATGTGTAATATCAATATTGACATTAGCATGAGCAAGATTATTGAAGACAATCTTGAAGCTGATAGCTCCAGTGATAGTTCCAGTGATAGCTCCACTGATAGCTCCAGTGATAGTTCCAGTGAGGATGAGAAGGATAATGAAGAACACCCAGCCCTGCCAAGATACCAGGCTCTTCCTCAGAGAGACTGCAGATCTGATGTTTTACCTCTACCTGActgggagggtggagaggagaacatctccaagCAGAGTGTTGCCGACCTGCATCTTTCAGACACCATCTCTGATGCCCCCACTTTTACCCTTCACAGTGAGGCTGGACTCAGTACAGCAGACGTAACCAGGTGTAACAGGGGTAAGAGGAGTACAGGCAACATGTCATCATCTGACTCTGAGGATAATTTTCCGGGAGAATTTTGTACGTTGGAGACTGAACTAAGAAAGGACAAAGGGGAGACTTGGATTTGGGGTAAAGAGGAGTATCTTCGAGAAATCCCGCCGGAGCTCGAAGGAAAGTTGGAGAACCACCTTCACACCAATATAAACTGGGACACGGGGGATAATAACGTGGACAGGAGTGGTTTCATTCTAGATTACAAGTACGAGGGGAGTGGAATCACAGTCGGCGAGGAACAATTTGCAgatgatgaagaagaggaggagaggagttggaaacaagagagagtgagaatcgAGGCATTCTACAAGTTTTATAATGAcgaagaggagaaggaggccaTGGAAACAGAAGGTGCTTTATCAAGGAGGAAGCCTAGAGTTCAGTTCTGCATGGATCCCCTGCCTCAAGTCATTGAATATACAGACAG CAGCAGTGACGGGGATTTGGTCGACAGCGCATCTGACAGCGATGAGGACCTGGATTCTACAGCAAGGCTTGAA GAGCAGCGTGAGCCTGAGACTCAGGAGAGCCAGAAGCCACAAGGAGAACTAAAAGATCTCAGCAAAATACCTCGGACACACAGCAAGAGAGACTGG TGTCTGAGGGTGCTGAAGTTCCTGCTGAAGATGGCCCTTTTGACATTGATTGGACTTTTGACATTCTGGTGGACAACAGACCTAAAGGACTTGGACTGGTGA
- the LOC118360638 gene encoding FK506-binding protein 5-like isoform X3 — MSSGRLPVLREEEEDVDEGQEEEEPGGETGPVPDPISVKTYDVSLTEEDTQHIDDEEKWEEGKEEEEEGKEEEGKEEEEERKEEEEEDEEEITSGEEEDTGIENIGSPGGRSVVVHYDEENIENIVTTGQSFAQEDRENPNIRNIEQGTFENSDVSCFEGVTEDDTMEITADISEGIEEEERLAAEENQEKSSDSDLEVLTSSITENQIEEGQKGVNLLFPHFPQENEEEEEQDEPGAPEIVSYCPDPAATQNLQSIMVNTFVEHPLEAKIKDFLGDDHQEAGESFADYPSDFFPSEYDKDGGKGRERNKNGSTLSSPSEGHLKIDENVDPEREITEQKDSHVQGEEDEKVDVRPAISLSIEGKQDFADCAMCNINIDISMSKIIEDNLEADSSSDSSSDSSTDSSSDSSSEDEKDNEEHPALPRYQALPQRDCRSDVLPLPDWEGGEENISKQSVADLHLSDTISDAPTFTLHSEAGLSTADVTRCNRGKRSTGNMSSSDSEDNFPGEFCTLETELRKDKGETWIWGKEEYLREIPPELEGKLENHLHTNINWDTGDNNVDRSGFILDYKYEGSGITVGEEQFADDEEEEERSWKQERVRIEAFYKFYNDEEEKEAMETEGALSRRKPRVQFCMDPLPQVIEYTDSSSDGDLVDSASDSDEDLDSTARLEEQREPETQESQKPQGELKDLSKIPRTHSKRDWCLRVLKFLLKMALLTLIGLLTFWWTTDLKDLDW, encoded by the exons ATGTCCTCTGGAAGATTACCAGtgctgagagaggaagaggaagatgtggatgaaggacaggaagaggaagagcctGGTGGAGAAACTGGACCTGTACCTGACCCTATCTCAGTGAAGACATATGATGTGAGTTTGACTGAAGAGGATACACAACATATTGATGATGAGGAGAAGTGGGAGGAGggcaaggaggaggaagaggagggcaaGGAAGAGGAGggcaaggaggaggaagaggagcgcaaggaagaggaggaggaagatgaagaggagatcACCTCAGGAGAAGAAGAGGACACAGGAATAGAGAACATTGGCTCCCCAGGGGGTAGGTCTGTGGTTGTTCACTACGACGAAGAGAATATAGAAAATATCGTAACTACAGGACAATCTTTTGCCCAAGAGGATAGGGAAAACCCTAACATCAGAAACATAGAGCAAGGTACTTTCGAGAACAGTGATGTGAGTTGTTTTGAGGGTGTTACTGAAGATGACACCATGGAGATCACAGCAGATATAAGTGAAGGGATTGAAGAAGAGGAGAGACTGGCAGCTGAAGAAAACCAGGAGAAATCATCTGATTCAGACCTGGAGGTCCTGACAAGCTCTATCACTGAAAACCAGATAGAAGAGGGACAGAAAGGAGTGAACTTACTCTTCCCACATTTTCCCCAGGAGAATGAAGAGGAAGAAGAGCAAGATGAACCTGGAGCTCCAGAGATTGTTTCCTATTGTCCTGATCCCGCAGCAACACAGAATCTGCAATCTATTATGGTCAATACCTTTGTGGAACACCCACTTGAGGCGAAAATTAAGGACTTCCTAGGGGATGACCACCAAGAGGCGGGTGAAAGCTTTGCAGATTACCCCTCTGACTTCTTTCCAAGTGAATACGacaaggatggagggaaagggagagagcgaaACAAAAATGGGAGCACACTGTCTAGTCCCTCTGAGGGTCATTTAAAGATAGACGAGAAtgtcgacccagagagagagataaccgaGCAGAAGGATAGCCATGTACAGGGAGAGGAAGATGAAAAGGTTGATGTGAGACCTGCTATCTCTCTGAGCATAGAAGGCAAACAAGATTTTGCAGATTGTGCAATGTGTAATATCAATATTGACATTAGCATGAGCAAGATTATTGAAGACAATCTTGAAGCTGATAGCTCCAGTGATAGTTCCAGTGATAGCTCCACTGATAGCTCCAGTGATAGTTCCAGTGAGGATGAGAAGGATAATGAAGAACACCCAGCCCTGCCAAGATACCAGGCTCTTCCTCAGAGAGACTGCAGATCTGATGTTTTACCTCTACCTGActgggagggtggagaggagaacatctccaagCAGAGTGTTGCCGACCTGCATCTTTCAGACACCATCTCTGATGCCCCCACTTTTACCCTTCACAGTGAGGCTGGACTCAGTACAGCAGACGTAACCAGGTGTAACAGGGGTAAGAGGAGTACAGGCAACATGTCATCATCTGACTCTGAGGATAATTTTCCGGGAGAATTTTGTACGTTGGAGACTGAACTAAGAAAGGACAAAGGGGAGACTTGGATTTGGGGTAAAGAGGAGTATCTTCGAGAAATCCCGCCGGAGCTCGAAGGAAAGTTGGAGAACCACCTTCACACCAATATAAACTGGGACACGGGGGATAATAACGTGGACAGGAGTGGTTTCATTCTAGATTACAAGTACGAGGGGAGTGGAATCACAGTCGGCGAGGAACAATTTGCAgatgatgaagaagaggaggagaggagttggaaacaagagagagtgagaatcgAGGCATTCTACAAGTTTTATAATGAcgaagaggagaaggaggccaTGGAAACAGAAGGTGCTTTATCAAGGAGGAAGCCTAGAGTTCAGTTCTGCATGGATCCCCTGCCTCAAGTCATTGAATATACAGACAG CAGCAGTGACGGGGATTTGGTCGACAGCGCATCTGACAGCGATGAGGACCTGGATTCTACAGCAAGGCTTGAA GAGCAGCGTGAGCCTGAGACTCAGGAGAGCCAGAAGCCACAAGGAGAACTAAAAGATCTCAGCAAAATACCTCGGACACACAGCAAGAGAGACTGG TGTCTGAGGGTGCTGAAGTTCCTGCTGAAGATGGCCCTTTTGACATTGATTGGACTTTTGACATTCTGGTGGACAACAGACCTAAAGGACTTGGACTGGTGA